The following coding sequences are from one Treponema bryantii window:
- the dinB gene encoding DNA polymerase IV, whose product MQNILHWYLHVDLDAFFASVEQLDNPELRGKPVIVGGKPEDRRSVVSTASYEARAFGVHSAMPTFQAYKLCPQGIFVHGRMHRYAELSHQIMNIFRDYSPDVDQMSIDEAFVDLTGTEKLFGPPEETARKIKARVKEETGLTVSIGLATTKYLAKIASGLSKPDGFYVIKPGTEEAFMLNLPLNKVWGLGPKSLELIRSKGLTSTRDIYERDYNSLEFLFGKNMAGFLYNVVRGGEKESFSREAKSHSISAETTFPFDLTDIYTIETELLELAHGVFFRLLKEESFSRTAFVKIRYDDFSTSTVQETVERNIITLDSFFEIIKRLFEKRYENGRGIRLLGVGFENITKEEKPYQQDLFDTNNDKKKQAVEKAILNLSKKHPEIKVSKARTLKAALLAFLLAAVPSKMQAEQPVYLFDYELNDNNHVDFSVSGLWKMEFTGGLDITFGNDTLTAFSPSVPVFTQETDISALLMLNNHWYFEAAFADEFTKNTFAFGYKGDGLIRHFRLANRGITMNEGYSAEHFGYSLRGGNNQAPGISLQLVSPSEKIKADFLLRYDMTETKSQIYYGMNKVSDVKIRAEDFAYGREFHFPSESSQKLFEIQNVYLEVKGGSYTDDRGIKYRKLRTDEYSIVQTSGSDSEPRLYISQEAESGKNANGEIPSILITFYFSQNASAIISDAGNWNNESSFLGQIQKTLGNGGEFKLEEYDYEMLTAIEGEPALIIQNYEGFSPFLCPSIYNRGTKDAADFLVIADKSEMPVAKFKAFEADELYTRLYENFFDTKQSSIRVANKETPQSVYPFAEDCPEIYLGFPQKTDLAIRARTYSPVTEIQISKKAAAGTVQVYKNGNLLTGTVFNENTGVVELNQAVSETDQLLITWQEENSDFTSGAVSVAAGLKIDFFPELTGDIALTTRIPVYKKNTFIENGTQKSSFTALTTGITYDKNGLILKEKAAISLLNDNTAEGLLLYSWEGIWEDYQDEKESSPDAKILEPQKTSSVSFTEQDFSAYQNINIEFEFKNENATGFTGPILFIIDQDTGTKDTGDTAVYLEIKNAYTLLQDKTSHTIKIQTDGKEVLFDGNKLSEDIYTLKLTKEIIPSRISIEAEGIPSVSGEQQFFITKVSFNDALNYGTARNYISAEYKKEGNLITIKDYELFKDVYISVESDQGSGNFTEPDPFISIKTKGSANLSGVKLSADAAVQNVLDSPKFSEAGHSIKTDNNLFIFKLFSVEDTYRYRPAVNELRKENSFSIDFTPLKIPVKTALKTSAVDSAYQGKQNAEITAAYNQKISDSEIGINAKLSVSQKNPGSTPLDALASYSKSWLNISALEYSLGKENAVLRNTLWSANISGIIPIQLKDSLITLKPKLIYELSDTYQLEMLESEENNNTVFADKEHLALHFPFTKDKNYINFEISRTGGGIQKIKNGGNYKTDNQLLFSLQDERYWFYTSIPFYELFDQNLKDKLSYGSSYAAKYEGNFRRNLYNSKKDLYIPSALTLALTREISIQQPVKDLYQIKLVLTNNSVNNFGRNSLNKTFNWFNQEELTTSISAIMKIPATDASNFKINIQAYAQLLLFISEKTVLNEQFNFSIEDTANWDVKDSLSYSRPSKTSLITTLAQYLVPQAKQTDYSISRKDSISAEIGKNEDILKQTYSINHTVGIDFLDYYNVYAGIDGKLILNQNLAHRFNLSLTLGAKVEF is encoded by the coding sequence ATGCAGAATATCCTTCACTGGTATCTTCATGTAGATCTGGACGCTTTCTTTGCTTCTGTTGAGCAGCTTGATAATCCTGAATTAAGAGGAAAACCTGTAATTGTAGGCGGAAAACCAGAAGACCGGCGAAGTGTTGTTTCAACTGCATCTTATGAAGCACGGGCCTTTGGAGTTCATTCTGCAATGCCAACATTCCAGGCTTATAAGCTTTGTCCGCAGGGCATTTTTGTACATGGAAGAATGCACCGTTATGCAGAACTTTCCCATCAAATCATGAATATATTCCGTGATTATTCTCCGGATGTTGACCAGATGTCCATTGATGAAGCATTTGTAGACCTTACAGGAACAGAAAAGCTATTTGGTCCGCCGGAAGAAACAGCCAGAAAAATAAAAGCACGTGTAAAAGAAGAAACAGGACTTACAGTATCAATCGGACTTGCAACAACAAAATATCTTGCAAAAATTGCTTCGGGGCTTTCCAAACCGGACGGTTTTTATGTTATCAAGCCGGGAACAGAAGAAGCTTTTATGCTGAATCTTCCGCTTAATAAAGTCTGGGGACTTGGTCCAAAATCTCTTGAACTGATTCGAAGCAAAGGTTTAACTTCTACACGTGATATTTATGAAAGAGATTATAACTCTCTTGAATTTCTTTTCGGCAAAAACATGGCAGGCTTTCTGTATAACGTAGTCAGGGGCGGAGAAAAAGAATCCTTTTCACGAGAAGCAAAATCACATTCAATCAGTGCAGAAACAACCTTTCCATTTGATCTTACCGACATTTATACGATAGAAACCGAATTGCTTGAACTTGCTCACGGTGTATTTTTCCGACTGCTAAAGGAAGAAAGCTTTTCAAGAACAGCATTTGTAAAGATTCGTTATGATGATTTTTCTACTTCAACAGTCCAGGAAACAGTTGAACGGAATATCATTACTCTCGATTCCTTTTTTGAAATAATCAAAAGACTTTTTGAAAAACGCTATGAAAATGGCCGAGGCATAAGACTTCTTGGTGTAGGCTTTGAAAATATCACAAAAGAAGAAAAACCTTATCAGCAGGATTTATTTGATACCAATAATGACAAAAAAAAGCAGGCTGTTGAAAAAGCAATTCTGAATCTGTCTAAAAAACATCCGGAAATTAAAGTAAGTAAAGCAAGAACATTAAAGGCAGCTCTCCTTGCTTTTTTACTTGCTGCAGTTCCTTCTAAAATGCAGGCAGAACAGCCGGTATATCTTTTTGATTATGAATTAAATGATAATAATCATGTTGATTTTTCTGTAAGCGGACTTTGGAAAATGGAGTTTACAGGAGGTCTGGATATCACTTTTGGAAACGATACGCTTACAGCCTTTTCTCCTTCCGTACCGGTTTTTACTCAGGAAACTGATATTTCTGCACTTTTAATGCTTAATAATCACTGGTATTTTGAAGCAGCCTTTGCAGACGAATTTACAAAAAATACCTTTGCCTTTGGCTATAAAGGAGATGGCCTTATCCGTCACTTTCGTCTTGCAAACCGTGGAATAACAATGAATGAAGGCTATTCTGCAGAGCACTTTGGTTATTCACTCCGCGGAGGAAATAATCAGGCTCCGGGAATCTCACTTCAGCTTGTTTCTCCTTCAGAAAAAATAAAAGCAGATTTTCTTTTACGATATGATATGACAGAAACCAAAAGTCAGATTTATTACGGAATGAATAAGGTTTCTGATGTAAAAATCCGCGCAGAAGATTTTGCTTATGGACGGGAATTTCATTTCCCTTCAGAATCATCACAAAAGCTTTTTGAAATTCAAAACGTTTATCTTGAAGTAAAAGGCGGCTCTTATACAGATGATCGTGGAATAAAATACCGTAAACTCCGCACAGATGAATACAGTATTGTGCAGACAAGCGGCTCTGACAGTGAACCAAGACTTTATATTTCACAGGAAGCTGAAAGCGGTAAAAATGCAAACGGAGAAATTCCAAGTATTCTTATAACATTTTATTTTTCACAGAATGCTTCAGCAATAATTTCAGATGCAGGCAACTGGAACAATGAATCAAGTTTTCTCGGTCAGATTCAAAAAACTCTGGGAAACGGCGGTGAGTTTAAGCTTGAAGAATATGATTATGAAATGCTTACCGCCATTGAAGGAGAACCTGCCCTTATCATTCAAAACTATGAAGGTTTTTCTCCATTTCTCTGCCCTTCTATTTATAACAGAGGAACAAAAGATGCAGCAGATTTTCTTGTAATAGCAGATAAATCAGAAATGCCTGTTGCAAAATTTAAAGCCTTTGAAGCAGATGAACTTTATACAAGATTATATGAAAACTTTTTTGATACCAAACAGAGCAGCATAAGAGTAGCAAACAAGGAGACTCCGCAAAGTGTTTATCCGTTTGCAGAAGACTGTCCTGAAATATATCTGGGATTTCCCCAGAAAACCGACCTTGCAATCAGAGCCAGAACCTACAGCCCTGTAACAGAAATTCAGATTTCAAAAAAAGCAGCAGCTGGAACAGTACAGGTTTATAAAAACGGAAATCTTTTAACAGGAACAGTTTTTAATGAGAACACCGGAGTTGTTGAATTAAATCAGGCAGTTTCAGAAACAGACCAATTGTTAATAACCTGGCAGGAAGAGAACTCAGATTTTACAAGTGGAGCTGTATCTGTGGCTGCAGGCCTTAAAATTGATTTTTTTCCGGAGCTTACAGGAGATATAGCACTTACAACAAGAATTCCTGTTTATAAAAAAAATACATTTATAGAAAATGGAACTCAAAAAAGCAGCTTTACTGCACTTACAACCGGAATTACTTATGATAAAAACGGACTTATTCTTAAAGAAAAAGCCGCCATATCCTTATTAAATGACAACACTGCAGAAGGACTTTTACTTTACTCGTGGGAAGGTATCTGGGAAGATTATCAGGATGAAAAAGAAAGTTCTCCAGATGCCAAAATTCTGGAACCACAGAAAACTTCGTCAGTCAGCTTTACTGAACAGGATTTTTCAGCCTATCAAAACATCAATATAGAATTTGAATTCAAAAATGAAAATGCCACAGGTTTTACAGGGCCAATCCTTTTTATAATAGATCAGGATACAGGTACAAAAGATACAGGAGACACAGCAGTTTATCTTGAAATTAAAAATGCATATACACTACTTCAAGATAAAACTTCTCACACAATTAAAATTCAGACAGATGGAAAAGAAGTTCTTTTTGATGGAAATAAACTCTCAGAAGATATCTATACGCTGAAACTTACAAAGGAAATCATACCATCCAGAATCAGTATTGAAGCCGAAGGTATACCATCAGTTTCTGGCGAACAGCAGTTTTTTATAACTAAAGTCAGCTTTAATGATGCTCTAAATTATGGTACTGCAAGAAATTATATTTCTGCAGAATATAAAAAAGAAGGCAATCTGATTACAATAAAAGACTACGAACTTTTTAAGGATGTATATATTTCCGTAGAATCCGATCAGGGAAGCGGAAACTTTACAGAACCTGATCCATTTATCAGTATTAAAACAAAAGGAAGTGCAAACCTTAGCGGAGTAAAACTTTCTGCAGATGCAGCCGTACAGAATGTACTCGACAGCCCTAAATTCTCAGAAGCCGGTCATAGTATTAAAACAGACAATAATTTATTTATCTTTAAGCTTTTTTCAGTAGAAGATACATACCGCTACAGGCCTGCTGTAAATGAACTTAGAAAAGAAAACTCCTTTTCTATAGATTTTACACCTTTGAAGATTCCTGTAAAAACGGCCCTTAAAACTTCCGCGGTAGATTCAGCATATCAGGGAAAACAAAATGCAGAAATTACTGCTGCATATAATCAGAAAATTTCTGATTCTGAAATTGGAATCAATGCTAAACTTTCCGTCTCACAAAAAAATCCCGGTTCCACCCCTCTGGATGCCCTCGCCTCATACAGTAAAAGCTGGCTGAACATTTCCGCACTTGAATATTCACTGGGAAAAGAAAATGCAGTTCTCAGAAATACACTCTGGTCTGCAAATATTTCCGGCATAATTCCCATACAACTGAAAGACAGTCTTATTACATTAAAACCAAAGCTGATTTATGAACTGTCAGACACATATCAGCTGGAAATGCTGGAAAGTGAGGAAAACAATAATACCGTGTTTGCAGACAAAGAACACCTTGCACTTCATTTTCCGTTTACAAAAGATAAAAACTATATAAACTTTGAAATCTCAAGAACAGGCGGTGGAATTCAAAAAATTAAAAACGGCGGAAATTATAAAACAGATAATCAGCTGCTTTTTTCACTTCAAGATGAAAGATACTGGTTTTATACAAGCATTCCTTTTTATGAATTGTTCGATCAGAATCTGAAAGATAAACTTTCTTACGGCTCAAGTTATGCTGCAAAATATGAAGGAAACTTCCGCAGAAATCTTTATAATTCCAAAAAGGATTTATATATACCGTCAGCATTAACCCTAGCCCTTACCCGTGAAATCAGTATACAACAGCCGGTAAAAGATCTTTATCAGATTAAACTTGTTCTAACAAATAATTCTGTAAATAATTTTGGAAGAAACAGTTTAAATAAGACTTTCAACTGGTTTAATCAGGAAGAGCTTACAACCAGTATTTCCGCAATTATGAAAATCCCTGCTACAGACGCTTCAAACTTTAAGATAAATATACAGGCTTATGCACAGCTGCTTTTATTTATTTCAGAAAAAACAGTATTAAATGAACAGTTTAATTTCTCAATTGAAGATACAGCAAATTGGGATGTAAAGGATTCTCTTTCTTATTCAAGGCCTTCCAAGACAAGTCTTATAACAACTTTAGCGCAATATCTTGTTCCACAGGCAAAACAAACTGATTATTCGATTTCCCGAAAAGACAGTATTTCTGCAGAAATTGGAAAGAATGAAGATATTCTGAAGCAGACCTATTCAATCAATCATACAGTTGGAATTGATTTTCTTGATTACTACAATGTTTATGCAGGAATAGATGGCAAATTGATTTTAAACCAGAACCTGGCTCACAGATTTAATTTGAGCTTAACTCTTGGTGCAAAAGTCGAATTCTAG